A stretch of the uncultured Hyphomonas sp. genome encodes the following:
- a CDS encoding shikimate kinase, giving the protein MPSDSDSPAQEKPAALPYESRTIALVGLMGAGKSTVGRRLAEKLGRPFYDSDTEIEKAAGLSISDIFALHGEADFRRGEQQVLKRLLTLPPHVLATGGGAYLNDETRSLMREHAITVWLNADLETLWKRVQKRDTRPLLQRGDAKSVLTNLLAERTPIYSQADLVVKSKDGPHTNTVNAILKALKTWKPQ; this is encoded by the coding sequence ATGCCTTCTGACAGTGACAGTCCAGCGCAAGAAAAACCGGCGGCTCTGCCCTATGAGTCGCGCACGATTGCGCTTGTCGGCCTGATGGGGGCGGGCAAGTCGACCGTCGGGCGGCGCCTCGCCGAGAAACTGGGCCGGCCGTTCTATGACAGCGACACCGAAATCGAGAAAGCGGCAGGCCTGTCGATCTCCGACATCTTCGCCCTGCATGGCGAAGCGGACTTCCGGCGCGGCGAACAGCAGGTGCTGAAACGCCTGCTGACCCTGCCGCCGCATGTGCTGGCCACCGGGGGCGGGGCCTATCTCAATGATGAGACGCGGTCCCTGATGCGGGAGCATGCCATTACCGTCTGGCTGAACGCCGATCTGGAAACCCTGTGGAAGCGCGTGCAGAAGCGCGATACACGCCCCCTCCTGCAGCGGGGGGATGCGAAGAGCGTGCTGACAAACCTGCTGGCAGAGCGCACACCGATCTATTCGCAGGCCGACCTGGTGGTGAAATCCAAGGACGGTCCGCACACGAATACGGTGAATGCCATCCTGAAGGCCCTGAAGACCTGGAAACCCCAATGA
- the aroB gene encoding 3-dehydroquinate synthase: MSVTAPELETVSVDLGARSYDILVGHGALAELGPRLVPMLKQKRVFVLTDANVEAAHRARVEAVLSASGITSSWLALTPGEKTKSFTNLEAILDWLLEGGADRSDMLVALGGGVIGDIAGLSASLMKRGMGFVQVPTTLLAQVDSSVGGKTAVNSPRGKNLIGAFYQPRLVIADTELLATLPARELCAGYAEIVKYGLINDPAFFDWLEANGTRVLALEAEAITYAVAVSCRAKAAIVAEDETEKGVRALLNLGHTFGHALEAANDYRPDLLHGEAVSIGMALAFRYGAAQGITPPEDAARVRRVLEASGLQAAIPGRQGGAYTASELVRLMQQDKKARGGKVPLILARGIGQAYIHPDADLAAVEDFLRGETLEG; this comes from the coding sequence ATGAGCGTAACTGCCCCTGAACTGGAAACCGTGTCTGTCGACCTCGGCGCCCGGTCCTACGATATCCTTGTGGGCCATGGCGCGCTGGCGGAACTCGGCCCGCGCCTCGTACCGATGCTGAAGCAGAAGCGCGTCTTCGTGCTGACGGACGCGAATGTCGAGGCGGCCCACCGGGCCCGGGTCGAGGCTGTGCTGTCGGCCTCCGGTATCACGTCCAGCTGGCTGGCGCTGACACCGGGCGAGAAGACAAAGAGCTTCACCAATCTGGAAGCCATTCTCGACTGGCTGCTGGAGGGCGGGGCAGACCGGTCCGACATGCTGGTCGCGCTCGGCGGCGGCGTGATCGGCGATATTGCCGGGCTTTCGGCCAGCCTGATGAAGCGCGGCATGGGCTTCGTCCAGGTGCCGACGACGCTGCTGGCGCAGGTCGATTCCTCCGTCGGCGGAAAGACGGCTGTGAACTCCCCGCGCGGCAAGAACCTGATCGGCGCCTTCTACCAGCCGCGTCTCGTCATCGCGGACACTGAATTGCTTGCCACGCTGCCGGCAAGGGAGCTGTGTGCAGGCTATGCCGAGATCGTCAAATACGGCCTGATCAACGATCCGGCCTTTTTCGACTGGCTGGAAGCGAACGGCACACGCGTGCTGGCGCTGGAAGCCGAGGCGATTACCTATGCGGTCGCCGTCAGCTGCCGGGCGAAGGCGGCCATTGTGGCAGAGGATGAAACCGAGAAGGGCGTACGCGCGCTGCTGAACCTCGGCCACACATTCGGCCATGCGCTGGAGGCGGCGAATGATTACCGGCCAGACCTGCTGCATGGCGAAGCGGTCTCCATCGGCATGGCGCTCGCCTTCCGCTATGGCGCGGCCCAGGGCATCACGCCGCCGGAAGATGCCGCGCGTGTGCGCCGGGTGCTGGAAGCGTCCGGACTGCAAGCGGCCATTCCCGGCCGGCAGGGCGGCGCGTATACGGCCAGCGAACTCGTCCGCCTGATGCAGCAGGACAAGAAGGCCAGGGGCGGGAAGGTGCCGCTGATTCTCGCCCGTGGCATCGGACAGGCATACATTCATCCCGATGCAGACCTTGCCGCCGTGGAAGATTTCCTGCGCGGCGAGACGCTTGAGGGATAA